Within Deltaproteobacteria bacterium, the genomic segment GAAGTCCGTCCACCGAGACCTCAAAAAACTGTCGAGGTCCGATGCGAAGCATATTCTCGACCTCATCGAAACGGAATTGACCAACAAGCCCGAGTCCAATCCCGCCCTCAAGGGGCGGTTTGCCGGATTGAGAAAGTATCGAGTCGGCGACTACAGGGTGATTTACGCCGTGATGGATCCGGACATCCTCATTCTCCGGATCGGCAATCGCAAGGATGTGTACAAAAGCGAGATCTGACAAGACGTTGCAGGAAATGCTGGCAGATTGTCGCCCAAACCGAAAGGATCGAGCCGGGGAATTCAGGCCAGTTCGGTCAGGGCCAGGTCCCGTCCTGTGCCGGTCTTGAAGACCTTGCGGATCAGGTTCTTCTTCCGCTCTCCGTCCATTTCCGGATATTCGTCCGGAATGTTCACCAGCCAGTCGGCATCCCAGAGGATGCGGAATTCCAGGGTGTTGATGTCCCTGGCCGAGTGATGGCTGCCCACGATGCGGCAGACGTGCTCGGTTCGTTTCTGGTCCATGCCGAGGCCTTCGAGAATTTTACGGGCGATGGGCGGGCCTTCAATCTCCTGAAAGCGTCCGGCGCTGGACCCGTGCTTGCGTTCGGCCTCCTGGATGCCGATGTCATGGAGCACGGCCGCGGCCAGGACCGCCTTGGCGTCTCCGCCCTCGGCGGCGCGAATCATTTTGGCCCAGCCCAGGACGGTCAGGGCATGGTCGATGCGGCGTGTGTCCGAACCGAAGGTTTGGCGCATGGCCTGGATCAGGGCCTGTTCGAGTTCAGCGTCGTTCATTTCTGTCCTCCTGTCTGGAAATTGTGTAGGCCGATGTTCATATTCTGGCCAGTCCGAGAAAAATGGAATGCAGGGCAATGATCAGGACCAGAAACGCCTGTCTTGCCAGGGGCCAGGGGAAGTTCCAGATTCTTAATTCCAGGGCGTCATGGGGACAGGCGGCCAGGCAGTCTCCGCACAGGGTGCAGGACAGGCCGGGCCGTCCGGCCCGAATGCGGGCCGGGTCCAGAGCCGAGTAGCGGCAGGAACGGATGCAGAGGCCGCAGGACGTGCACGCCTCGTTCATGACCAGCCGCCAGGGCGAAATGCGGCCAAGGGTCGTGGCTGCCAGGCCCACCGGGCACCACAGGTTGCAATGGGCCATGACCCCGAGCCGACTGGACACGAAGAGCATGATCCCGACTCCAAGGAGGCCGAAGGCCAGGGCGGCGGCGATGGCCACAGTCGTTGGCAGGCCAAGGGTTCTCAAGAGCCAGACAATGGTCATGACCATGATCAGGCTCAGGCCCCGGCCGATCCAGTGCCAGGGTCCGAGATGCCGGGGGCTGCCCTTCGCCTGGGAGGCGCATCCAAGATCCCAGGAACCGATGTAGCAGAGATGGCTGCACCAAGCCGGGCCGACCAGAAGCACGGTGGACAGAAAGAGGCCGAGCATGAAGAAGCCGTCGCCCCGGTAGAGGGGACCGGCCAGGATCAGGGCCGGGATGGGCAGATGGATGTCGCCGGTCATGAGCATGCGGTCCAGCCCCAGAAGGCCGAGGCCGAACTGGAGGAAGAAGACAAGGGAAAAACCGCCCCAGATCAGGGGCCGCAACCGCCGGTGGTTCTTCGGGTCCAGCACGGCCTGCCAGACGGTGACGGCGTAGATCCCAAGAGCCAGTATTTCCAGAGGGCCGGACCCGGGCAGGTAGCGTTCGGCCAGGAGCATGGGAAAGGGAACAAGCATTGAAACCAGGCTCAGGGTTCCGACAACGAGGGCGAAGACCGTGCCGCCGCCAAGAGCCGTTTCGGTCCGGCGATGGAACCAGCGCCGTCCCGGTTCTCCCAGGACGAGCCCGAGGGCCAGGAGGATGAAAACCAGGACAAGCCCGAGAATGACGGCCAGCCGAATCCACGGGGCGTCCATGAGCAGGCGGATGTGAATGAGGCCGATGCCGGATCGGGTCCAGAGCAGTGCCCCGAGGCCGAGCGTGACGGCCAGTACGACCTGAACCCAGGCCAGGCGGGCGGCCACCAGGGCCAGGCCGCAAATCAGGGCCGCGGCCAAGCCCCAGAATCCGTTCCGCAGGACATGGGCGGCCAGGAGCAGTAGGGACAGGGAGGCCAGGGCGGGAACAACAAGAACAAGGGCGTTCATGCGAAGGTTTTGTGAATCAAGGCGGGCCAGCGGTCCAGAATGATGTCGGCGATTCTTTGCCCTGGCCGATATGAGGCCACAAGATCTGACAGAAGGGGAGAGAGCAGGGTCTCGACGTCGCAGACGTGCCAGATTCCTGGAATCTCTACGGCCAGGCGGGGGCGACGGCCCAATCGTCCTCCCAGAAGAAGGCGCAGTCCCGACGGGCCGCAAAGGGTTTGGCCTTCCGGGCAGACCCCGATGCATCTCCCGCAGGCCAGACAGAGATTTTCGTCCAGGATAGGGGCCTTGGCTCCGGCTGGAATGGACAGGGCCTGGTCCGGGCAGGATCTGAGGCAAATTCCGCAGCCCGTACATT encodes:
- a CDS encoding 4Fe-4S dicluster domain-containing protein, which encodes MNIIREETFEIAVCRGATADGCRFSALPIAGLASKLNDLIKASGWPALLSKIRSTTTRAHTRLRLSVAACPNGCSRPHIVDFAFVAAMRPVLPQECTGCGICLRSCPDQALSIPAGAKAPILDENLCLACGRCIGVCPEGQTLCGPSGLRLLLGGRLGRRPRLAVEIPGIWHVCDVETLLSPLLSDLVASYRPGQRIADIILDRWPALIHKTFA
- a CDS encoding HD domain-containing protein, with the translated sequence MNDAELEQALIQAMRQTFGSDTRRIDHALTVLGWAKMIRAAEGGDAKAVLAAAVLHDIGIQEAERKHGSSAGRFQEIEGPPIARKILEGLGMDQKRTEHVCRIVGSHHSARDINTLEFRILWDADWLVNIPDEYPEMDGERKKNLIRKVFKTGTGRDLALTELA
- a CDS encoding type II toxin-antitoxin system RelE/ParE family toxin → MAYNIVYKKSVHRDLKKLSRSDAKHILDLIETELTNKPESNPALKGRFAGLRKYRVGDYRVIYAVMDPDILILRIGNRKDVYKSEI
- a CDS encoding 4Fe-4S ferredoxin; protein product: MNALVLVVPALASLSLLLLAAHVLRNGFWGLAAALICGLALVAARLAWVQVVLAVTLGLGALLWTRSGIGLIHIRLLMDAPWIRLAVILGLVLVFILLALGLVLGEPGRRWFHRRTETALGGGTVFALVVGTLSLVSMLVPFPMLLAERYLPGSGPLEILALGIYAVTVWQAVLDPKNHRRLRPLIWGGFSLVFFLQFGLGLLGLDRMLMTGDIHLPIPALILAGPLYRGDGFFMLGLFLSTVLLVGPAWCSHLCYIGSWDLGCASQAKGSPRHLGPWHWIGRGLSLIMVMTIVWLLRTLGLPTTVAIAAALAFGLLGVGIMLFVSSRLGVMAHCNLWCPVGLAATTLGRISPWRLVMNEACTSCGLCIRSCRYSALDPARIRAGRPGLSCTLCGDCLAACPHDALELRIWNFPWPLARQAFLVLIIALHSIFLGLARI